Proteins from a genomic interval of Clostridium sp. AN503:
- a CDS encoding YlmC/YmxH family sporulation protein codes for MINICDCKRLGYVGDVEFDPCTGCITHLIVPGPGCLCGIFGREKEYVISFCDVKQIGDDIILVEIKKLKDVEKACKYD; via the coding sequence GTGATCAATATCTGCGACTGCAAACGGCTGGGGTATGTGGGAGATGTGGAATTTGACCCGTGTACCGGATGTATCACCCATCTGATCGTACCAGGGCCAGGGTGCCTTTGCGGGATATTTGGACGGGAAAAGGAGTATGTGATCTCCTTCTGCGACGTGAAACAGATCGGGGACGATATCATCCTGGTGGAGATCAAGAAGCTCAAGGATGTGGAGAAAGCCTGTAAGTATGATTAG
- a CDS encoding DUF975 family protein, giving the protein MKTAAELKLEARKALQGNYGNASGAVLVMYLVGFLLMIPFFIVLFILGLLAGPNNTGLAVMVYMTLAMMIVYMVLSLILMVGYVRLCYRIAVGEECEIGDLFFAVKNHFPRYLGLMSLLTLYSILSCLPGLLLWILFSVGRHIGAGFLVGYPLMLVVPIAVLCRYAMALPALVEDPQLRVMEAMRFSKDLMQGNIWRMIRLEFSFFGIFILGYLTFGIGYIWIAPYLVCTNIRFYLTIKDEKYPPVYQTQGLPGVPEYPI; this is encoded by the coding sequence ATGAAGACTGCTGCTGAACTTAAGCTGGAGGCGAGAAAAGCGCTCCAGGGCAATTACGGAAATGCTTCCGGTGCGGTCCTGGTGATGTATCTGGTTGGTTTTTTGCTGATGATCCCGTTTTTTATTGTCTTGTTTATATTGGGGCTGCTGGCAGGCCCAAACAATACGGGACTGGCTGTCATGGTCTATATGACGTTGGCGATGATGATCGTATATATGGTCCTTTCTCTGATATTGATGGTAGGCTATGTTAGGCTCTGCTACCGGATCGCTGTGGGGGAGGAGTGCGAGATAGGCGACCTGTTCTTTGCAGTGAAGAATCATTTCCCACGGTATCTGGGTCTTATGTCCCTTTTGACACTTTACAGTATCCTGTCCTGTCTGCCGGGACTGCTGTTGTGGATATTGTTCTCTGTCGGCAGGCATATCGGCGCAGGCTTCCTGGTGGGATATCCCCTGATGCTGGTGGTGCCGATCGCCGTCCTGTGCCGTTATGCTATGGCCCTGCCTGCATTGGTTGAAGATCCTCAGCTTCGGGTGATGGAAGCCATGCGGTTCAGCAAAGACCTGATGCAGGGGAATATCTGGCGGATGATCCGGCTGGAATTCAGCTTTTTCGGGATCTTTATATTGGGATATCTGACGTTTGGGATCGGTTATATCTGGATCGCACCCTATCTGGTCTGTACCAATATACGGTTCTATCTGACCATAAAGGACGAAAAGTATCCTCCGGTTTATCAGACGCAGGGATTGCCCGGAGTTCCGGAATATCCCATATAA
- a CDS encoding DUF4190 domain-containing protein: MDYQMESTLQQENQTSGPVPSGQKQPPNNMATASLVMGILAVVTCCCYYGSFIFGGLGILFALLSRTEERMRGQAKAGLALSIAGLVLCAAFWGGLIALGLYSDSRFGSNPIQNLPAIPDVTRPDLDLDNILAIFQRIPMGGGF; this comes from the coding sequence ATGGATTATCAAATGGAAAGTACCTTGCAGCAGGAAAACCAGACATCCGGGCCGGTCCCATCCGGGCAGAAGCAGCCGCCAAATAACATGGCGACTGCTTCGCTTGTTATGGGGATCCTGGCGGTAGTGACCTGCTGCTGTTATTATGGCAGTTTTATTTTTGGCGGGCTGGGCATCCTGTTTGCGCTGCTGTCCAGGACAGAGGAGCGTATGCGCGGTCAGGCAAAGGCCGGGCTGGCGCTGTCCATTGCCGGGCTGGTGCTGTGCGCGGCATTCTGGGGCGGTTTAATAGCTTTGGGACTTTACAGTGATAGCCGCTTCGGGTCAAACCCGATCCAGAACCTTCCGGCGATCCCGGACGTGACCCGGCCGGACCTGGATCTGGACAATATCCTGGCCATATTCCAGCGGATTCCGATGGGAGGTGGGTTCTGA
- a CDS encoding MetQ/NlpA family ABC transporter substrate-binding protein: protein MKKSIIITAAVLAATLTACGGSKPAETTAAATEAATAKAGESAAETGETAAEAPAELKELLVGASPAPHAEILEAASKALEEKGYKLVIKEYTDYVQPNLALNSGDLDANYFQHLPYLEQFNEQNGTKLVSAGAIHYEPFGIYAGKTASLDALADGAKVAVPNDATNEARALLLLEAQGLIKLTEGVGLNATKTDVVENPKNLDILEIEAAQVPRSLQDVDIAVVNGNYAIEAGLKVSDALAVEASDSEAAVTYGNIVAVQEGKENDEAVKALVEALTSEDAKAFIESTYEGAVVPLF, encoded by the coding sequence ATGAAAAAATCAATCATCATCACAGCAGCAGTATTGGCGGCTACACTGACCGCATGCGGAGGAAGCAAACCGGCGGAGACTACAGCGGCAGCAACTGAGGCGGCAACTGCAAAGGCAGGAGAGAGCGCGGCAGAGACCGGTGAAACGGCAGCGGAAGCTCCGGCTGAGTTAAAGGAACTCCTGGTGGGCGCCAGCCCGGCTCCCCACGCAGAGATCCTGGAAGCAGCTTCCAAGGCTCTGGAGGAAAAAGGCTACAAGCTTGTGATCAAGGAATACACCGATTATGTACAGCCGAACCTGGCGCTGAACAGTGGGGATCTGGATGCGAACTATTTTCAGCATCTTCCGTATTTAGAGCAGTTCAATGAGCAGAACGGGACCAAGCTGGTGAGCGCGGGCGCGATCCACTATGAGCCGTTCGGAATCTATGCAGGTAAGACCGCTTCCCTGGATGCCCTGGCTGACGGTGCAAAAGTGGCGGTTCCCAACGACGCGACCAACGAGGCGAGAGCGCTGCTGCTGCTGGAAGCACAGGGCCTGATCAAGCTGACTGAGGGCGTTGGCTTAAATGCGACCAAGACGGATGTGGTGGAGAATCCGAAGAACCTGGACATCCTGGAGATCGAGGCGGCACAGGTTCCGCGTTCTCTGCAGGATGTGGATATTGCAGTGGTAAACGGAAACTATGCCATCGAAGCAGGCTTAAAGGTGTCTGACGCGCTGGCGGTTGAGGCTTCTGATTCTGAGGCTGCGGTGACCTACGGCAATATCGTGGCAGTACAGGAAGGCAAGGAAAATGATGAGGCTGTCAAGGCTCTTGTGGAAGCTTTGACCAGCGAGGATGCGAAAGCATTTATTGAGAGCACCTACGAGGGAGCAGTTGTTCCGTTATTCTAA
- a CDS encoding methionine ABC transporter permease produces the protein MIFSPQIIELIKSGIGETLYMVFTSAVISYVIGIPLGIILVVTDKDGIRPLPLFQKVLGIVINLLRSIPFLILLIMVMPVTRVVVGTTLGAKAVVPPLVIAAAPYIARMVESSFKEVDAGVIEAAKSMGASTFQIIWKVLLPEAKPSLLVGAAISTTTILGYSAMAGAVGGGGLGGIAINYGYYRYQSDMMFLTVAILVIIVQIIQEIGMKMARVSDKRIR, from the coding sequence ATGATATTTAGTCCGCAGATTATAGAACTCATTAAGTCGGGGATCGGTGAGACCCTGTATATGGTATTTACTTCTGCTGTGATCTCTTATGTGATCGGCATACCCCTGGGGATCATTCTGGTGGTGACAGATAAGGACGGTATCCGTCCCCTTCCACTTTTTCAGAAGGTGCTGGGAATTGTCATCAACCTGCTGCGCTCCATACCGTTTTTGATCCTGCTGATCATGGTCATGCCGGTGACCCGTGTGGTGGTGGGAACCACCCTGGGAGCCAAGGCGGTTGTACCGCCTCTGGTCATTGCAGCGGCGCCGTACATTGCGAGGATGGTGGAATCTTCCTTTAAGGAAGTGGATGCCGGAGTGATCGAGGCGGCCAAGTCCATGGGAGCTTCCACGTTCCAGATCATTTGGAAGGTACTGCTTCCGGAGGCGAAGCCCTCCCTTCTGGTGGGAGCTGCGATCTCCACGACCACGATCCTTGGATACTCCGCCATGGCAGGCGCTGTCGGCGGCGGCGGACTGGGCGGTATCGCGATCAACTATGGTTATTACCGGTATCAGTCGGATATGATGTTTTTGACCGTGGCGATTCTGGTCATCATTGTCCAGATCATCCAGGAGATCGGAATGAAGATGGCAAGAGTCAGCGACAAGCGTATCCGCTGA
- a CDS encoding ATP-binding cassette domain-containing protein, whose translation MAQEETIIQLRNMGKEFKTANGPVVALDDINLDIHRGEIFGIIGLSGAGKSTLVRCINMLEVPTSGEVIFEGENLAALPEVRQRKARQNMGMIFQQFNLLAQRNVLKNICFPMEIAGIPKQQAKDRAMELLKLVGLEDRAKAYPAQLSGGQKQRVAIARAIATNPKVLLCDEATSALDPNTTKSILQLLKQINRDLGITVIVITHEMAVIEAICDRVAIIDHSHIAEVGNVSDIFSEPKSKIGRQLILGDAVTNVTFDKSRKVRITFDGRESMEPVIANMILASKVPVNILYASTRDLGGKAVGQMIVQLPEDEADANRALNYLKSVQILFEEVTGDDI comes from the coding sequence ATGGCACAGGAAGAAACCATCATCCAGCTTCGGAACATGGGAAAAGAGTTTAAGACCGCCAATGGACCTGTGGTGGCCTTAGACGACATCAACTTGGACATTCACCGGGGAGAGATATTCGGGATCATCGGACTTTCCGGAGCAGGCAAGAGCACGCTGGTGCGCTGCATCAATATGCTGGAGGTACCGACCTCAGGGGAAGTGATCTTCGAGGGAGAGAATCTGGCGGCGCTTCCGGAGGTAAGACAGCGGAAGGCGAGACAGAACATGGGCATGATCTTCCAGCAGTTCAACCTGCTGGCCCAGAGGAACGTACTGAAAAATATCTGTTTTCCTATGGAGATCGCAGGGATTCCCAAGCAGCAGGCGAAGGACCGGGCAATGGAGCTTTTAAAGCTGGTGGGCTTAGAGGACCGGGCAAAGGCATATCCGGCCCAGCTCTCCGGAGGCCAGAAGCAGAGGGTCGCCATCGCCCGTGCCATAGCGACCAATCCCAAGGTGCTGCTCTGTGATGAGGCTACCAGCGCGCTGGATCCCAATACGACCAAGTCGATCCTTCAGCTCTTAAAGCAGATCAACCGGGATTTGGGAATCACCGTGATCGTGATCACTCATGAGATGGCAGTCATCGAGGCGATCTGTGACAGGGTGGCGATCATTGACCACAGCCATATCGCCGAGGTGGGCAACGTATCCGACATCTTTTCAGAACCCAAGTCCAAGATCGGAAGGCAGCTGATCCTGGGAGATGCGGTGACCAATGTGACATTTGACAAGTCCAGGAAGGTGCGTATCACCTTTGACGGAAGAGAATCCATGGAACCGGTGATCGCCAATATGATCCTGGCCAGCAAGGTTCCGGTCAACATCCTGTATGCGTCCACAAGGGATCTTGGAGGCAAGGCCGTGGGACAGATGATCGTCCAGCTCCCGGAGGATGAGGCGGATGCCAACCGGGCGCTCAACTATTTAAAATCCGTGCAGATACTGTTTGAGGAGGTGACAGGCGATGATATTTAG
- a CDS encoding tripartite tricarboxylate transporter substrate-binding protein translates to MRKILRTMGIYGLFLMLAAGASGCGEKKEPEESESYPLESVELIAPAGPGSGYDLTIRSVSQCLQKAGLVKVPLPVTNKPGGGGRVSLEYLEENRGRDDILSIFSPPLCLIHLNGSTELNYKDNTTPIARLVVDYGCFAVRADSPYKDLNQLMAQLKKDPHSVRIGGTSSYGSMDHIQFLQAARAAGVGNLNLVAYEGFENGGAVAQLMGNRVDVLSAGISDVVGLMESGDIRVLAVTSDERLEGEIVSQIPTCKEQGIDAQFSNWRGVFGPKDMPEYAVAYWEEILKKMTETESWETTCKKYGWTMEYEGHEEFEAYLDKVNEEYRGLLEEIGFSQ, encoded by the coding sequence TTGAGAAAAATCCTGAGGACCATGGGAATCTATGGTTTGTTTCTTATGCTTGCCGCGGGGGCGTCAGGCTGTGGAGAGAAGAAGGAGCCGGAAGAATCAGAAAGTTATCCGCTGGAGTCGGTGGAACTGATCGCACCAGCGGGACCGGGAAGCGGTTATGATCTGACCATACGGTCTGTATCCCAATGCCTTCAGAAGGCGGGGCTGGTAAAAGTACCTCTTCCGGTGACCAACAAGCCGGGGGGCGGCGGACGGGTATCCCTGGAATACCTGGAGGAGAACCGCGGCAGGGATGATATCCTTTCCATATTCTCTCCGCCGCTGTGCCTGATCCATTTAAATGGCAGCACGGAACTGAATTACAAAGATAATACCACGCCGATCGCCAGGCTGGTGGTGGACTATGGCTGCTTTGCCGTGCGTGCGGACTCGCCCTATAAGGATTTGAACCAGCTGATGGCCCAGCTTAAGAAGGACCCGCATTCTGTGCGGATCGGAGGGACCTCCTCATATGGGTCCATGGACCATATCCAGTTTTTGCAGGCGGCCCGGGCTGCGGGAGTAGGGAACCTTAACCTGGTTGCATATGAAGGCTTTGAAAACGGCGGAGCAGTGGCCCAGCTTATGGGAAACCGGGTGGATGTGCTCTCAGCCGGGATCAGCGATGTGGTAGGGCTGATGGAAAGCGGGGATATCCGGGTACTTGCCGTCACATCGGATGAGCGCCTGGAGGGAGAGATCGTTTCCCAGATCCCAACCTGCAAAGAGCAGGGGATCGACGCCCAGTTCAGCAACTGGAGAGGCGTATTCGGGCCCAAGGATATGCCGGAGTACGCAGTTGCATATTGGGAGGAGATCTTAAAGAAAATGACGGAGACGGAGAGCTGGGAGACCACCTGCAAAAAATATGGCTGGACCATGGAATATGAGGGACACGAGGAGTTTGAGGCGTATCTCGATAAGGTGAACGAGGAGTACCGGGGACTGTTGGAGGAGATTGGGTTTTCACAATAA
- a CDS encoding ATP-binding protein produces MKEKGKRLLLAVVTAGILIFLAFAMNNTYQAYTQMIIRQQQQHLLLVSRAVSQNLELCISEQLKQVSILTQTPGFLDAMEEHYRTGETEKIKEYIFSYMLSDQQGPSRMYLLNNKGEQIFHYNQYPFLEEFDEKILNLEKCGTEGTSGIGGVFPISENHYGMELVNSVYGGSGYLGTVVSVIDMNRLYDRYVAPLKVDGPGYIMVKDEHGTIIMHPVDGMLGFNEREDIPEFDTLPQYGSQKAMLEVQYRQEEGMTIYDSFFNGIIPPDKVIAAFSRMNLWGTSWHISAVMPYSQAVAIEFSNMRRFSLLFGAVLLTVIASGLAIYTLLKKRQKLELETGYLKEINGTLEELHRSREEVRHYQKLTTMGTLAGGIAHEFNNLLTPILGYSEFLREQMGRGSEYYEDIDEIHKAGTRAKEIVEQILPFSRKETDTSGYKTINLDVVIQDASKMVSLIIPSNIRMEEHLDDRNANIYGNATQIHQILLNLYSNAIQSMEDTGGTLTVSTRRVNREGMPENLRELAGSDYVEILVADTGCGMEEHVLSQIFNPFFTTKGSGDGTGLGLSVVKDILVNHGGFIRVESEPGEGSRFFLYLPATRGTTAIQAAVEEVRRENRKEVSVLLVDDEERVVKYFKKRLEKRGYCVDGYTDPEEALKVLEEQPGRFHVAIVDYMMPQLKGTVLAQRIRMSQPAMGIIMITGLVESAALHMYQKGVVDKILVKPVSFEELSEEIARLAFRQEGKEEL; encoded by the coding sequence ATGAAGGAGAAAGGGAAGAGGCTTCTGCTGGCAGTGGTAACGGCAGGGATCCTGATATTTTTGGCGTTTGCCATGAACAATACCTACCAGGCGTATACACAGATGATCATACGTCAGCAGCAGCAGCATCTGCTGCTGGTCTCCCGCGCCGTTTCCCAGAACCTGGAGCTGTGTATTTCCGAGCAGCTAAAGCAGGTCAGTATCCTGACCCAGACTCCGGGTTTTTTAGATGCCATGGAGGAGCACTATCGGACTGGAGAGACGGAAAAGATCAAGGAATACATATTTTCTTACATGCTGTCCGACCAGCAGGGACCGTCCAGGATGTACCTTTTAAACAATAAGGGAGAGCAGATTTTTCATTACAACCAGTACCCGTTTTTGGAGGAATTTGACGAGAAGATATTAAACCTGGAGAAGTGCGGGACAGAAGGCACCAGCGGGATTGGAGGCGTATTTCCCATCAGCGAGAACCATTATGGTATGGAGTTGGTCAACAGCGTGTATGGGGGCAGCGGTTATCTGGGGACTGTGGTGAGCGTGATCGATATGAACAGACTGTATGACCGGTATGTGGCGCCGCTCAAGGTGGATGGACCGGGTTATATTATGGTCAAGGATGAACACGGGACCATTATCATGCATCCGGTGGACGGGATGCTGGGATTTAATGAAAGGGAGGATATCCCGGAGTTTGACACCCTGCCCCAGTATGGCAGCCAGAAGGCAATGCTGGAGGTTCAGTACCGGCAGGAGGAGGGAATGACGATCTATGATTCATTTTTTAATGGGATCATCCCTCCGGACAAGGTGATCGCCGCCTTTTCCAGAATGAATCTGTGGGGGACCTCCTGGCATATCTCTGCCGTGATGCCCTACAGTCAGGCGGTGGCGATCGAATTCAGCAATATGAGGCGGTTCAGCCTGCTGTTCGGCGCTGTCCTTCTGACGGTCATCGCCAGCGGGCTGGCGATCTATACGCTGCTGAAAAAACGCCAGAAGCTGGAGCTGGAGACGGGATATTTAAAAGAGATCAACGGGACGCTGGAGGAGCTGCACCGGAGCCGGGAGGAGGTTCGCCATTATCAGAAGCTGACGACGATGGGGACGCTCGCCGGAGGGATCGCACATGAGTTTAACAATCTTTTGACGCCCATACTGGGTTATTCGGAATTCCTGCGGGAACAGATGGGGCGGGGCAGCGAGTATTACGAGGATATTGACGAGATCCACAAGGCGGGGACCCGGGCGAAGGAGATCGTGGAACAGATCCTTCCATTCAGCCGCAAGGAGACGGATACTTCGGGATATAAGACCATAAACCTGGATGTGGTGATCCAGGATGCTTCCAAGATGGTGAGCCTGATCATCCCTTCCAATATCAGGATGGAGGAGCATCTGGATGACCGGAATGCGAACATATACGGGAATGCGACCCAGATCCACCAGATCCTGCTGAATCTGTATTCCAATGCGATCCAGTCCATGGAAGATACAGGCGGAACCCTTACGGTAAGTACCCGGCGGGTAAACCGCGAAGGGATGCCGGAAAATCTGCGGGAGCTGGCAGGATCGGATTATGTGGAGATCCTGGTGGCGGATACGGGCTGTGGGATGGAGGAACATGTTTTAAGCCAGATCTTCAATCCATTCTTCACAACCAAAGGCTCCGGCGACGGTACTGGGCTGGGCCTGTCGGTGGTAAAGGATATCCTGGTCAACCATGGAGGATTTATCCGTGTGGAGAGTGAGCCGGGAGAGGGGAGCAGATTCTTTCTCTATCTGCCGGCGACCAGAGGGACGACTGCCATCCAGGCAGCAGTGGAGGAGGTCAGACGGGAGAACAGGAAAGAGGTCTCCGTCCTGCTGGTTGACGATGAGGAACGTGTGGTTAAATATTTTAAAAAGCGCCTGGAAAAACGGGGATACTGTGTGGATGGGTACACGGACCCGGAGGAGGCTCTGAAGGTTTTGGAGGAACAGCCGGGGCGTTTTCATGTAGCGATCGTGGATTACATGATGCCGCAGCTGAAGGGGACCGTTCTGGCACAGCGGATCCGGATGAGCCAGCCTGCGATGGGGATCATCATGATCACGGGGCTTGTGGAGTCGGCGGCTCTCCATATGTACCAGAAAGGGGTTGTGGATAAAATACTGGTCAAGCCTGTGAGTTTTGAAGAGCTGTCTGAAGAGATCGCAAGACTGGCATTCAGGCAGGAGGGGAAGGAGGAGCTTTGA
- a CDS encoding tripartite tricarboxylate transporter permease: MLDLLTSGLSVVFAPQMFVLIIFAVFLGTLFGALPGVSATMAVTLGIPFTYKMDAVNAIAFLVAIYCASITGGGMTAILFKIPGVPSSAPTTYDGYPMAQRGEAGKALGMQLICSAIGGMFAAVCMLLLSPQLTQAALSFGPSELFAISFMGLSILTSLETDNICRTIISGLIGLVLACIGLDPLLGVPRLTFGTRFLTSGIEMIPVMIGFFAVTEVLKQTNKPSKLQAVGGKNTVMSAKMPSIKEILSVKWIIARCSVLGTVIGILPGAGATIASFLCYSAEQKISKTPEKFGTGCLEGIAAPEVGNNAATGGSMVPLLSLGIPGGNAAAIMMSALVLKGVTMGPLLLINQPQFLSATFASMFVSNIIMVFAAIVIARIFVQVLKVPYSVLGPTIIMMATIGAYATKNTSVDVILMAISGLIGFVFVTCKFNSSAMILGLVLGVICESNLRRAYTIASGDTLWQETVNIVTRPVTGIILIICLVVLLNPVIKPLLQKKKGTAA; encoded by the coding sequence ATGCTTGATCTGTTGACCAGCGGTCTGTCGGTGGTGTTTGCGCCGCAGATGTTCGTGCTGATTATCTTTGCAGTATTTTTGGGAACCTTATTTGGCGCGCTGCCGGGCGTTTCAGCGACGATGGCAGTGACCCTGGGCATCCCGTTTACTTACAAAATGGATGCGGTCAATGCGATCGCATTCCTGGTAGCCATCTACTGCGCGTCCATCACCGGAGGCGGTATGACGGCGATCCTGTTCAAGATCCCGGGCGTTCCTTCCAGTGCGCCCACAACCTATGACGGATACCCCATGGCCCAGCGTGGCGAGGCAGGAAAAGCCCTGGGTATGCAGCTGATCTGTTCCGCCATCGGCGGTATGTTCGCGGCGGTATGTATGCTCCTTTTGAGCCCGCAGCTGACCCAGGCGGCTTTAAGCTTTGGACCGTCGGAGCTGTTTGCCATTTCCTTTATGGGACTTTCCATTCTGACCAGCCTGGAAACGGACAATATCTGCCGGACGATCATCTCCGGCCTGATCGGACTTGTGCTGGCATGTATCGGTCTTGACCCGCTCCTTGGCGTTCCGCGTCTGACCTTTGGGACCAGATTCCTGACCTCAGGGATCGAGATGATTCCGGTCATGATCGGATTCTTTGCGGTGACCGAGGTGTTAAAGCAGACCAACAAGCCGTCCAAGCTTCAGGCGGTAGGCGGTAAAAATACTGTGATGTCGGCAAAGATGCCGTCCATCAAGGAGATCCTTTCTGTCAAATGGATCATCGCCAGATGTTCAGTTTTGGGTACGGTCATCGGTATCCTGCCGGGCGCAGGCGCAACGATCGCATCCTTCCTCTGCTACTCCGCAGAGCAGAAGATCTCGAAAACGCCGGAGAAGTTCGGTACCGGATGTTTAGAGGGTATCGCGGCCCCTGAGGTAGGCAACAACGCGGCAACGGGCGGTTCCATGGTACCGCTGTTATCCCTGGGTATTCCCGGAGGCAACGCGGCGGCGATCATGATGTCGGCGCTGGTGCTGAAAGGCGTTACGATGGGACCATTGCTTCTGATCAACCAGCCGCAGTTCTTATCCGCGACCTTTGCGTCCATGTTCGTGTCCAATATCATCATGGTATTTGCAGCGATCGTGATCGCAAGGATCTTTGTACAGGTCTTAAAGGTGCCGTACAGCGTCCTTGGACCGACGATCATCATGATGGCGACCATCGGGGCGTATGCAACGAAAAACACCTCCGTGGACGTTATCCTTATGGCGATCTCCGGACTGATCGGATTCGTATTCGTAACCTGTAAATTCAACAGCTCGGCGATGATCTTAGGCCTGGTGCTCGGCGTGATCTGCGAGTCCAACCTTCGCCGTGCTTACACGATCGCTTCCGGTGATACCCTGTGGCAGGAGACGGTCAATATCGTGACCCGCCCCGTAACCGGGATCATCCTGATCATCTGTCTGGTTGTATTATTAAACCCGGTGATCAAACCGCTGCTGCAAAAGAAAAAGGGTACGGCAGCTTAA
- a CDS encoding tripartite tricarboxylate transporter TctB family protein, whose product MALELIVNLLLLGFSAFCFWYVGATMPVSAANELGAEQWPQALLSLLILALCWNIFKYFKKNRKEDIAAAFADFFPSIGRLVKSKLFVGMVLVVVMALMYEPVGFMATCLLFLIAYGYLLGQRKFPILIGTSVVITIILYIGFAVMLGVMLPRGQVSFLRDFALFVESLVPAM is encoded by the coding sequence ATGGCACTGGAATTGATCGTCAATTTGCTTCTGCTTGGATTTTCCGCATTCTGTTTCTGGTATGTGGGAGCGACCATGCCTGTGTCAGCGGCAAATGAGCTGGGGGCCGAACAATGGCCCCAGGCCCTTTTGTCACTGCTGATCCTGGCATTGTGCTGGAATATATTTAAGTATTTTAAGAAAAACAGGAAAGAGGATATCGCTGCTGCATTTGCAGACTTCTTTCCATCCATTGGGCGGCTTGTAAAAAGCAAGCTTTTTGTAGGCATGGTCCTGGTGGTCGTCATGGCTCTTATGTACGAACCGGTCGGATTTATGGCAACCTGCCTTTTGTTCCTGATCGCCTATGGGTATCTGCTGGGGCAGAGGAAGTTTCCGATCCTGATCGGGACTTCGGTTGTGATCACCATTATTTTGTACATCGGGTTTGCCGTGATGCTGGGCGTTATGCTTCCGAGAGGCCAGGTGTCCTTCTTAAGGGACTTTGCTCTTTTCGTGGAGTCTCTCGTCCCGGCAATGTAA
- a CDS encoding tripartite tricarboxylate transporter substrate binding protein: MMRKSLKKGLAVSMAFSMLAMAVTGCSSGSTAAPKETAAKEEAAKTEAAKEGEAKAEEAAGAEDWKWERKVTLVCPWGVGGGADGTLRPLQPELEKVLGVPVEIVNVEGAGGANGIDFTNKQPADGYTYVLGTQSHIMLDLQKILPVDFREEFRPVAKLVHSINIIASSKKAMEGKYTNFDEFVTYAKEHPQELTCGMLTATGADSVSLKQTLAGGLGCDITEVEKYVKIVNYSSGAELSSAMVGGHININITGADEIKGLIESGDIVPLISMSEERMSSFPDIECTGEHNIDSYVGTWRGVLCRKDTPDAAVNAMAAAIKTAWDSAAYQDFMKNAGYLDRPGYADAAEMQTLIDEEYVTFEDYLKGAGLIQ; this comes from the coding sequence ATGATGAGAAAGAGTTTGAAAAAGGGTTTGGCGGTATCGATGGCATTTTCCATGTTGGCAATGGCAGTGACTGGATGTAGCTCAGGCAGCACAGCCGCACCGAAGGAAACGGCGGCAAAAGAGGAAGCGGCAAAAACAGAGGCGGCAAAGGAAGGTGAGGCTAAAGCAGAAGAGGCAGCGGGCGCTGAAGATTGGAAATGGGAGAGAAAAGTAACTCTTGTTTGTCCGTGGGGCGTAGGCGGCGGTGCGGACGGTACACTTCGTCCTTTGCAGCCGGAGCTGGAAAAGGTCCTGGGCGTTCCGGTTGAGATCGTCAACGTAGAGGGCGCAGGCGGAGCCAACGGTATCGACTTTACCAACAAGCAGCCGGCTGACGGTTATACTTACGTGCTGGGAACACAGTCCCACATCATGCTGGATCTGCAGAAGATCCTGCCGGTGGATTTCAGAGAAGAGTTCCGTCCGGTGGCAAAGCTGGTTCACTCCATCAACATCATTGCTTCTTCCAAGAAGGCAATGGAAGGCAAATATACCAATTTTGACGAATTTGTAACCTATGCGAAGGAACATCCCCAGGAGCTGACCTGTGGAATGCTGACGGCAACCGGCGCGGATTCCGTCTCCTTAAAGCAGACCCTGGCAGGCGGCCTTGGCTGTGATATCACCGAAGTTGAGAAGTACGTGAAGATCGTGAACTACTCCAGCGGCGCTGAGCTCAGCTCTGCAATGGTTGGCGGCCATATCAACATCAACATCACCGGCGCAGACGAGATCAAGGGCCTGATCGAGTCCGGCGACATCGTTCCGCTGATCTCCATGTCTGAGGAAAGGATGTCCTCCTTCCCGGATATTGAATGCACCGGCGAGCACAACATTGATTCTTATGTGGGAACCTGGAGAGGCGTTCTGTGCCGCAAGGATACTCCGGATGCAGCAGTAAACGCAATGGCAGCAGCGATCAAGACCGCATGGGACAGCGCGGCTTATCAGGACTTCATGAAGAACGCAGGTTATCTGGACCGCCCGGGTTATGCGGATGCGGCTGAGATGCAGACTTTGATCGATGAAGAGTATGTGACCTTTGAGGATTACTTAAAAGGAGCTGGCCTGATTCAGTAA